The genomic segment GGACGACCCGGTGGCGATCGTCGCCATGGCCTGCCGTTTCCCCGGCGGCGTCAACTCCGCGGACGACCTGTGGGACCTGCTCGACACCCGCACGGACGCGATGGGCGGATTCCCGACGGACCGCGGCTGGGACCTCGGCCGCCTCTTCCACCCGGACCCCGAACACCCCGGCACCACCTACGCCGACCAGGGCGGATTCCTGCCCGACGCGGGTGATTTCGACGCGGCGTTCTTCGGGATCAACCCGCGGGAGGCGTTGGCGATGGATCCGCAGCAGCGTCTGTTGCTGGAGGCGTCGTGGGAGGTGTTCGAGCGTGCGGGCATCGACCCGACGGCGCTCAGGGGCAGCCTGACCGGCACATACGTCGGCCTGATGAACCACGACTACGCCAAGTCCTTCCCCGAGGCCGACGCCCAGCTGGAGGGCTACGCCTACCTCGCGAGCACCGGCAGCATGGCATCCGGCCGCGTCGCCTACACCTTCGGCCTGGAGGGTCCGGCGGTGACGGTGGACACGGCGTGCTCGTCGTCGCTGGTCTCGCTCCACCTGGCGGCGCAGGCGCTGCGCCAGGGCGAGTGCGATTTGGCCCTCGCTGGCGGCGTCACCGTCATGGCCGACCCGGACATGTTCGCGGGCTTCGCACGACAGCGGGGCCTGTCACCCGACGGCCGCTGCAAGCCGTACGCCGCCGGGGCCGACGGAGTCGGGTTCTCCGAGGGTGTCGGCGTGCTGTTGCTGGAACGGCTGTCGGATGCCCGGCGCAATGGTCACCAAGTATTGGCGGTGGTGCGGGGTTCGGCGGTGAATCAGGACGGTGCGAGCAATGGTTTGACGGCGCCGAATGGTCCGTCGCAGGAGCGGGTGATTCGGCAGGCGTTGGCGAGTGGTGGTCTCTCGGCAGGGGACGTCGATGTGGTGGAGGGGCACGGGACGGGGACGACGTTGGGTGATCCGATCGAGGCGCAGGCTTTGCTGGCGACGTATGGGCAGGGTCGTTCGGTGGGTCGGCCGGTGTGGTTGGGGTCGGTGAAGTCGAATATTGGTCATACGCAGGCGGCTGCGGGTGTTGCGGGTGTCATCAAGATGGTGATGGCGATGCGGCGTGGTGTGGTGCCGGCGAGTTTGCATGTGGATGAGCCGTCGCCGCATGTGGATTGGGATTCGGGTGCGGTGCGGTTGGCGGTGGAGGCGGTGCCGTGGCCGGAGGTGGCGGGGCGGGGTGTGCGTCGTGCGGGTGTGTCGTCGTTCGGTGCGTCGGGGACGAATGCGCATGTGATCGTCGAGTACGTTCCCGAGCCTGCCGTTGAGGTTGCTGTCGAGGGAGTGGTTGCGGGGGACGGTGACGGGGCGTTGGTGCCGTGGGTGCTGTCGGCGCGGAGTCCGCAGGCGTTGCGAGACCAGGCACGCCGACTGCGCGCCTTCGCCGAGGACGCGTCGCGCGCACCGCTCACCGATGTCGGCTGGTCGCTGCTCGGCACGCGTGCGCTGCATGAGCGCCGGGCCGTGGTGGTGGGCGCGGACCGCGCCGACATCGTGGCCGGACTTGAGGCGCTGGCGGCGGGAGAGCCGCATCCGGCGCTGATCGGTCCGTCCTCGGGGCAGTCGCCGACAGGCGATGACGTGGTCTGGCTGTTCAGTGGCCAGGGCAGTCAGGTGGTGGGGATGGGGGCCGGGTTGTATGAGCGGTTCCCTGTGTTCGCGCAGGCCTTTGATGAGGTGTGCGGGCTGCTGGATGTGCAGTTGGGTGGTTCGGTTCGGGAGGTTGTGTTCGGGGGGGCGCGGGAGCGGTTGGATCACACGATGTGGGCGCAGGCGGGGTTGTTTGCGCTGCAGGTGGGTCTGGCGCGGTTGTGGGAGTCGGTGGGGGTGCGGCCGGATGTGGTGGTCGGGCACTCGATCGGGGAGATCGCGGCGGCGCATGTGGCGGGGGTCTTTGGGCTTGCGGATGCGTGTCGAGTGGTGGGTGCGCGGGCGCGGTTGATGGGTGCGTTGCCCGAGGGTGGTGCGATGTGCGCGGTGCAGGCCACGCGGGAGGAGCTGACGGCGGACCTTGCGGGTTCCGGCGTGAGTATCGCGGCGGCCAACACCCCGGACTCCACCGTCATTTCGGGCCCGGTGGACGAGGTGGAGAGGGTTGTTGCGCTGTGGCGGGAGAAGGGGCGTAAGACCAAGGCGCTCTCGGTCAGCCACGCGTTTCACTCGGCCCTGATGGAGCCGATGCTGGTGGAGTTCACCGAGGCGATACGTGACGTGAAGTTCGCGGCGCCGAAGATTCCGTTGATGAGCAACGTTTCCGGCACGGAAGCGGGGGTGGAGATCACCGCTCCGGAGTACTGGGCCAAGCATGTGCGGGAAGCCGTTCTCTTCCAGCCCGCCATCGCCGCAGTGGGCGCTCGTGCGCGTGCGTTCGTCGAGTTGGGTCCCGCCCCTGTGCTGTCGACCGCAGCCCAGCGCACGCTCGACGACGTCGTGGACCCGCGAGAAGGCGAGCCCGTCGTCACGGCGTCCCTGGACTCGGGCCGACCGGACGACGTCGCTTTCGCGCAGGCCATGGCACGCCTGCACACGGCGGGAGTTGCCGTCGACTGGTCGGGATTCTTCCCGGCTGATCCGGCGCCGCGCACGGTCGAGCTGCCTACGTATGCGTTCCAGCGGGAGCGGTTCTGGCTGTCCGGGCGTGCGGGGAGTGGGGATGCGGCGGGGCTGGGTCTGGTGGCTGCGGGGCATCCCTTGCTGGGTGCGGCGGTGGAGTTCGCCGATCGGGGTGGCTGCCTGTTGACGGGGCGTGTGTCGCGTTCCGGTGTCTCGTGGCTTGCCGACCATGTGGTGGGCGGGGCGGTGTTGGTGCCGGGTGCTGCGCTCGTGGAGTGGGTGTTGCGGGCCGGTGATGAGGTTGGCTGCGCGGTCGTGGATGAGTTGATGTTGCAGGTGCCTGTGGTGGTGCCTGAGGCGTCCGGGTTGCGGGTGCAGGTGGTCGTGGACGAGGCGGGGGAGGACGGGCGGCGCGGTGTTCATGTCTACAGCCGTCCCGACACTGATACTGCCGACGCTGCTGTGGGCGGTGACGATACGTGGGTCTGCCACGCCACCGGCGTACTCACCCCCGAAAGTCCACTGGCCGTGGACGAGACGATGTCCGGAGCCTGGCCGCCCGTCGGCGCTGAGCCGTTGACCGTGGAGGGCTTCTACGCGACGGCCGCGGAGGATGGATACGGGTACGGTCCGGCCTTCCGAGGGCTGCGGGCCGCCTGGCGGCACGGCGGGGATCTGCTGGCCGAGGTCGCCCTGCCCGAGGCCGCCGGCCCGCACGACGGTTACGGCATCCACCCCGCCCTCCTCGACGCCACCCTCCACCCTCTGCTCGTCTCGCGCCTTCAGGCGGGTTCGGGCGACGAGCAGCTCTACGTGCCGTTCGCGTGGACCGGGGTGTCTCTGCGGGCCGTCGGTGCCACGACCGTGCGGGTGCGCCTGCGCCCGGCAGGGGAGAGCGCCGAGCACGGGGTGGGCGTGACGGTCACCGATGCGACCGGTGGTCTCGTCCTGAGTGCCGACGCCCTGCGGACGCGTCCCGTACAGCGTGGGCAGCTCGTCGCCGCTCAACAGCGTGATGTGCACGGCCTGTTCGCCTTGGAGTGGACGCCGTTGCCGGTTCCGTCGTCCTCGACGGACATGGGGGACGGCAGGGGTTGGGTCGTGCTCCCGGGTGACGGGCGTGACGGGGGTGGTGGTCTGGCTGATGTGGTGTCGGCGGTGGGTGATGAGGTGCCGTGGGCGGTGTTGGCGCCTGTGGATGTCTCCGTGGGTGACGGGCTGCGGGTCACCGAGGGTGTGTTGTCGCTGGTGCAGGCGTTCTTGGCGGCGCCCGAGCTGGTCGAGTCCCGTCTTGTCGTCGTGACACGCTCTGCCGTTGCCACGGACGACAGGGACGACGACGGGGATGTGGATGCGTCCGCGGTGGCGGTGTGGGGTCTGGTGCGCAGTGCGCAGTCGGAGAACCCGGGCCGGTTCGTCCTGCTCGACGTCGATGCGGATCTGCGTATCGACGGCGTCGGCGTCGGCGTCGGCGTCGGTTACGGTGACGGTGAGGGCGCGCTGCCGCAGGCCCGCCTGCGCCAGGCCGTGGAAGACCTCGACGAACCCCAACTCGCCCTCCGTGACGGCAAACTCCACATCCCTCGTCTCGCTCAGGCACGCCGCTCCACCGACGTCGTCGCGCCGACCGGCGAGACGGCCTGGCGTCTGCGGATGGCCGACGACGGTTCGCTGGACGACCTCGCGGCGGTTGCCTGCCCGGAGGTGCTCGAACCCCTGGCGCCCGGACAGGTCCGGCTTTCGGTGCACGCCGCCGGCGTCAACTTCCGTGATGTGCTCGTCGCGTTGGGCATGGTTCCGGCGTACGGAGCCATGGGCGGTGAAGGTGCCGGTGTCGTGACGGAGGTCGGCCCCGGCGTGACGCACCTTTCGGTCGGCGACCGGGTGATGGGCGTGTTCGAGGGTGCGTACGGGCCTGTGGTGATCGCCGACGCGCGGATGGTCGCGCCGGTGCCGCGAGGCTGGGACATGCGGGAGGCAGCCGGTGTGCCGGCGGCCTTCCTCACCGCTTGGTACGGGCTCGTCGAGCTGGCCGGGCTGAAGGCGGGCGAGCGGGTGCTGATCCATGCCGCTACGGGTGGTGTGGGGATGGCGGCGGTGCAGATCGCCCGCCACATCGGGGCCGAGGTGTTCGCCACGGCGAGTCCGGCCAAGCATGGCGTGCTGGAGGAGATGGGCATCGATGCCGCCCACCGTGCGTCCTCCCGCGATCTCGCTTTCGAGGACGGGTTCCGGCGGGCCACCGACGGGCGCGGTGTCGATGTCGTACTGAACAGCCTGACCGGCGAGTTCATCGACGCTTCCCTGCGGTTGCTGGGGGAGGGCGGCGGTGGCCGGTTCCTGGAGATGGGCAAGACCGACGTACGTGCTCCCGAGGAGGTGGGCGCGGAGTACCCGGGCGTCACGTACACCGTCTACGACCTCGTGGACGATGCCGGGCCCGAACGCATCCGCCGGATGCTGGACCAGCTCGGCGAGTTGTTCGCCTCAGATCGGCTTAAGGCCCTCCCGGTACGTTCCTGGCCGCTGGGCAAGGCGCGGGAGGCGTTCCGGTTCATGAGTCAGGCGAAGCACACGGGCAAGCTGGTGCTGGAGGTCCCGCCCACCCTCGACCCGGAGGGCACGGTGCTGATCACGGGTGGCACCGGTGCGCTGGGGCGTGTCGTGGCGGAGCACCTGGTGCGGGAGTGGGGCGTACGGCATCTGCTGCTGGCCAGTCGGCGTGGTCCCGATGCCGCCGGGAGCGGTGAGCTGGTCGCGGAGTTGGCGGAGCTGGGTGCCACGGTCGATGTCGTCGCTGCTGACGTGAGCGATCCCGAAGCGGTGGCGGAGTTGGTCGGAAAGGCCGACCCGCCGCATCCGTTGACCGGTGTCGTGCATGCGGCGGGTGTGCTGGAGGACGCGGTGGTGACCGCGCAGACGCGGGACGGGTTGGCGAAGGTGTGGGCGGCCAAGGCTGCTGCCGCCGCGAATCTGGACGAGGCGACCCGGGAGATGCGTCTGGGGCTGTTCGTGGTGTTCTCCTCGGCCGCCGCGACGCTCGGCAGTCCGGGGCAGGCCAACTACGCGGCGGCCAACGCGTACTGCGACGCGCTGATGCAACACCGCAGGGCCCGGGGCCGGGCAGGCCTCTCGATCGGATGGGGCCTCTGGGACGCCTCGGACGACCGGCAGGGCAACGGGACGACCGGTATGACGGGCGGACTCACCGGCACCGACATCGCCCGCATGAGCCGCATCGGCGTCAAGGGCATGACCAACACCCACGGCCTCGCCCTCCTCGACGCCGCGCACCGGAACGGCCGCCCCCACCTCGTGGGATTCAACCTCGACCTGCGCACCCTCGCCACGCACCCCGTGCACACCAGGCCCGCCCTGCTGCGCGGTCTCGCCGCCCCCAGCACGGGCGGCGGCGCGAACAGGCGGACCGCGACGGCGGGCGGACAGCCCGCGGACCTGGCCGGCCGACTGGCCGCCCTGTCGCCCACCGACCGCCACCACACGCTGGTACGGCTCATCAGGGAGCAGGCCGCCACCGTCCTCGGGCACCACCCCGACAGCCTCACCCCGCGCAGCACCTTCAAGGAACTCGGCTTCGACTCCCTCACCGCGGTCGAACTGCGCAACAGGCTGTCCGCCGCCACCGGCCTCCGGCTGCCCTCCGGGCTCGTCTTCGACCACCCGGACGCGGACAACCTCGCCGAACACCTCGGCGCGCAGCTCGCCCCCGACGGCGACACGCCCGCCGTCGGCCAGGAAGCCACCGAACCGCTCCTGCGCGACCTCGCGAAACTCGAGCACGCCCTGTCCTCCGCCCACGTCGAACACCTCGACGCCGACGCGGTCACGTCCCGCCTGGAAACGCTGCTGTCGAAGTGGAAGTCGGCCAGTGCGGCACCCGGCTCGGCACCCGGCTCGGGCAGTACGAAGGAGCAGCTCAAGGTTGCCACGACCGACCAGGTCCTCGACTTCATCGACAAAGAACTGGGTGTGTGAAACGACCGTGCACGGCGCGACAACCACGCTGAAGGCTGGGTGAACTCTCATGGCGAGTGAAGAGGAACTGGTCGACTACCTCAAGCGGGTCGCCGCCGAACTGCACGACACCCGGCAGCGTCTGCGCGAGGTGGAGGACCGCAGGCAGGAACCGGTGGCCGTCGTCGGCATGGCCTGCCGGTTCCCCGGCGGCATCGAGACCCCCGAAGGCCTGTGGGACCTCGTTGCCGCCGGTGACGACGCCATCGAACCCTTCCCCACCGACCGCGGCTGGGACCTGGAGGGCATCTACCACCCGGACCCCGACCACCCCGGCACCTGCTACGTCCGCGAAGGCGGCTTCCTCACCGCCGCCGACCGGTTCGACTCCGACTTCTTCGGCTTCAGCCCGCGCGAGGCACTCGCCAGCAGCCCGCAACTGCGGCTGCTCCTCGAGACGTCCTGGGAAGCACTCGAACGGGCGGGCATCGACCCGACCTCCCTCAAGGGCAGCCCCACGGGCGTCTACGTCGGCGCCGCCACCACCGGCAACCAGACCCAGGGCGACGCGGGCGGCAAGGCGACGGAGGGTTACGCGGGCACCGCACCCAGCGTCCTCTCCGGCCGCGTCTCCTTCACGCTCGGCCTGGAGGGCCCTGCCGTCACCGTCGAGACCGCGTGCTCCTCCTCGCTCGTCGCGATGCACCTGGCCGCCAACGCGCTGCGGCAGGGCGAGTGCGACCTGGCCCTGGCGGGCGGAGTCACCATCATGTCCACGCCGGAGGTGTTCACCGGCTTCTCGCGCCAGCGCGGCCTGGCCCCCGACGGCCGCTGCAAGCCGTTCGCGGCGGCAGCCGACGGCACGGGCTGGGGCGAGGGCGCGGGCCTGATCCTCCTGGAACGCCTCTCCGACGCCCGCCGCAACGGCCACGACATCCTCGCCGTCATCCGCGGCTCCGCCATCAACCAGGACGGCGCCAGCAACGGCTTCACCGCGCCCAACGGCCCCTCGCAGCGCCGCGTCATCCGCCAGGCCCTTGCCGGTGCCAACCTGTCCACGTCGGAGATCGACGTCGTCGAGGCGCACGGCACCGGCACGAAACTCGGCGACCCCATCGAGGCCGAGGCGCTCATCGCCACGTACGGCAAGGAGCGCGAGGACGACCGCCCGCTGTGGCTCGGCTCGGTCAAGTCCAACATCGGTCACACGCAGGCCGCGGCCGGCGTGGCGGGTGTCATCAAGATGGTGATGGCCCTGCGGCGCGAGCTCCTGCCCGCGACACTGAACGTCGACGAGCCGACCCCGCACGTCCAGTGGGAGGGCGGAGGAGTGCGTCTCCTCACCGAGCCGGTCCCTTGGTCACGCGGCGACCGCCCGCGCCGCGCGGGCGTCTCCTCCTTCGGCATCTCGGGCACGAACGCGCACGTGATCCTTGAGGAAGCACCCGAAGCACCCGAAGTGCCAGTAAGGCCGGTCGGGGAGGCGTCGCCGGGTGCGGTGGTGCCGTGGGTCCTCTCCGGGCGGTCCGAGCAAGCGCTGGGGGAACAGGCCCGCAGGCTGCACGAGTTCCTGGCCGGGGACGGCACGCAGGCGCTGTCGGGCGAGGTCGGCTGGTCGCTGGTCACGGCACGGGCGGTGTTCGAGCATCGGGCCGTGGTGGTGGGCCGGGACCGGGACGAGCTGGTGGCCGGAGTTGCGGCGCTGGCCGCGGGCGAGGCGTCTCCGGATGTCGTGTCAGGGATCGCGTCCGGTGACGTCGGTCCTGGGCCGGTGTTGGTGTTTCCCGGGCAGGGGTCGCAGTGGGTGGGGATGGGGGCTCGGCTGCTGGACGAGTCACCCGTGTTCGCGGCGCGTATGGCCGAGTGCGAGCAGGCGTTGTCCGCGTATGTCGACTGGTCGTTGTGTGAGGTGTTGCGCGGGGACGGGCGTGAGCTGGCGCGGGTCGAGGTCGTGCAGCCGGTGCTGTGGGCGGTGATGGTGTCGCTGGCTGCGGTGTGGGCTGACCAGGGGGTCATTCCGGCTGCGGTGATCGGGCATTCGCAGGGTGAGATGGCTGCCGCGTGTGTGGCGGGTGCGCTGTCGTTGGAGGATGCGGCGCGGATCGTGGCGGTACGCAGTGACGCACTGCGGCAGCTGCAGGGGCGCGGCGACATGGCGTCCGTCGGCGCTGGTGCCAAGCGGGTCGCGGAGCTCATCGGCGAGCGGCCGGGTGTGAGCGTCGCGGCCGTCAACGGCCCCTCGTCCACGGTCATTTCGGGCTCGCCCGAGCATGTGGCTGCTGTGGTCGCCGAGGCGGCGGCATGTGGTCTTCGGGCTCGGGTCATCGACGTCGGCTACGCCTCCCACCACCCGCAGATCGACGCACTCCACGACGAGCTGACCGAACGCCTGGCCGACATCCGGCCGGTCTCGACGGACGTGGCGTTCTACTCGACCGTCACGGCTGAACGTCTTCAGGACACGACCGCGCTGGACACCGACTACTGGGTCACCAACCTCCGCCAGCCCGTCCGTTTCGCCGAGACGGTCGAGGCGCTCCTCGCGGACGGATACCGGCTGTTCATCGAGGCCAGCGCGCACCCTGTGCTTGCTCTCGGCATGGAGGAGACCATCGAGCGGGCCGATGTGTCCGCCACGGTGGTTCCGACCCTGCGCCGCGACCATGGTGACGTCGCTCAGCTCACCCGGGCTGCCGCGCAGGCCTTCGCGGCGGGTGCCGACGTCGACTGGCGGCGCTGGTTCCCGGCCGACCCCGCCCCTCGTACCGTCGACCTGCCCACGTATGCCTTCCAGCGCCGACGCTACTGGCTGCCGGTGGACGGCGTCGGCGACGTGCGTTCCGCGGGGCTGCGGCGGTTGGAACACACGCTGTTGCCCGCCGCGCTCGGGCTCGCCGACGGTGCGCTCGTGCTGACGGGGCGGCTCTCGGCGTCCGGTGGCGGCGACTGGCTCGCCGACCACGCGGTCGCGGGCACGACACTCGTCCCCGGTGCCGCACTGGTCGAGTGGGCGTTGCAGGCGGCCTACGAGGTGGGCTGCCCCACACTGGAGGAGCTGACGCTCCAGGCACCCCTGGTGCTGCCGGGCACCGGAGGCCTGCAAGTCCAGGTGGTCGTGGGCGCGGCCGACGAGCAGGGCGGCCGGCGGGAGGTGCGGGTCTTCTCGCGCACCGAGGCAGGGACCGGGACCGAAACCGGGACCGGGTCCGGGGCCGAGTCCGATGGCGGGCTGGGCCGGGACGAGGACTGGCTGTGCCATGCGACCGGCGTGCTGAGCCCCGACCTCGGTGACGTACCGGACGGACTGAGTGGACAGTGGCCGCCGACGGACGCCCAGCCGGTACAGATCGGTGATCTCTACGAACGGGCCGCGTCGGCGGGATATGAGTACGGGCCGTCGTTCCAAGGCCTGCGTGCCGTATGGCGGCAAGGGCGGGACCTGCTCGCCGAGGTGCGGCTGCCGGAACAGGCGGGGTCCGAGGACGGCTTCGGCATCCACCCCGTACTGCTCGACGCCGCACTGCACCCGGCGCTGCTTCTCGCCGGTGACACCTCCGACGAAGTCGAAGACGGGAACCCCGACCTCCCGTTCGTGTGGAACGGGGTGTCCCTCTGGGCCACGGGCGCCGCCACGGTACGGGTCCGACTGACCCCGTACGAGGAAGGGGGCGAGGGCGAGAGCGGTGGGGCGCTGCGCGTGACCGTCGCCGATGCCACGGGCGCGCCCGTGCTCAGCGTGGACTCCCTGGCCCTACGCCCCGCCGACCCGGAACTGCTGCGCTCGGCGGGCCGGGCAGGCGGCGTCACCCCCAATTTGTTCACTGTGGAGTGGAGTGTGTTGCCGACGGTGGCAGCCGTGGGGGAGAGCGGCGACGGCTGGGCGGTACTCGGCCAGGAGGCGCCTGATTGGGCGGATCCGAGCGTCCCGCACTACCCCGACCTGCCTGCGCTGCTGACCTCCCTGGACGCTGGGATGCAGGCCCCCGCGACCGTCCTGGTCGAGCCCGTCGCGCCTGCCTCCGGAACGGTCGACACCCGAGGGCGGGCTGTCGCCGAACAGGTGTTGGACCTGCTCCGGGACTGGCTCGCCGAGCCGCGTCTGACCGAGACCCGCCTCGTACTGGTCACTCACGGCGCGGTGCCGGTGCCGGTTCCGGTAACGGTGGCCGCCGGAGACGACCACACTCCCACCGCCATCGATGTCCCCGCCGCCGCGCTATGGGGCCTCATACGCGCCGCACAGGCCGAACACCCGGATCGCTTCGTCCTGTTGGACACCGCGGACACGGTGGACGCGGACGCATCAGCGGTCGCCGTCGCCGCGGCCCTCGCGACCGACGAACCTCAGCTGGCCGTCCGCGACGGAGTGATACTGGCCCCCCGCCTGGCCCGCGCCACCGCCACCAGCACCTACGCCGAGTCCGACGCACCGGCACCGGAGGGCGGCCACCTCACCCCCGACGGCACCGTCCTCATAGCCGGCGGTACCGGCATGATGGGCGCCCTCGTCGCGGAGCACCTGGTCAGCACCTGGGCGGTACGGCACCTCCTGCTCGTCAGCCGCCAAGGCCCCGACGCCCCGGGCGCCCGCGAACTCGCCGACCGTCTCACCCGTCTGGGCGCCGCCGTCCGCATCGTCGCGGCCGACCTGACGGACGCACGAGCCACCACCGACCTGATCGCGTCGATCGACCCGGCGCACCCGCTGACCGGGGTGATCCACGCGGCCGGTGTCCTGGACGACGCCGTGGTCACCGCGCAGACCAGCGAGCAGCTTGCGAGGGTATGGGCGGCCAAGGCCTCCGTCGCCGCCAACCTCGACGCGGCCACGGCGGATCTCCCGCTCGGCCTCTTCCTCATGTTCTCCTCCGCGGCAGGTGTCCTCGGCAACGCGGGCCAGGTCGGCTACGCCGCCGCCAACGCCTTCGTCGACGCCCTGGTCGCCCGCCGCCGCGCCGCAGGACTGACAGGCCTGTCGATCGCCTGGGGCCTGTGGGCACGCGGCAGCGCCATGACCCGGCACCTGGACGACGCCGACCTCGCGCGATTGCGGGCCGGTGGCGTCAAGCCACTCCTCGACGAGCAGGGCCTCGCCCTCCTCGACGCGGCACGCGCGGCCGCGCCCCACGCCTCGCTCCTGGTCGCGGCGGGTATCGACGTACGCGAACTGTCCGCGGACGACGTACCGGCGATCCTGCGCAACCTGACCAGCCGGACCCGCCGCAGGGCAGCGGCCGACTCCGCCGTGGACCAAGGCGCGCTGGAACGACGGCTCGCGGGCCTGGACGAGACAGAGCGCAGGGCCGC from the Streptomyces venezuelae genome contains:
- a CDS encoding type I polyketide synthase; the encoded protein is MSSAEESSAGTPSTEAKLRQYLKRVTVDLGQARRRLREVEERAQEPIAIVSMACRFPGDTRTPEALWDLVAAGGDAVGDFPTNRGWDLDSLYHPDPEHPGTSYVRRGGFLHDAPGFDASFFGISPREALAMDPQQRVLMETAWQLLERAGIDPASLKLTPTGVYIGAGVLGFGGAQPDKAVEGHLLTGNALSVLSGRISFTLGLEGPSVSVDTACSSSLVSMHLAAQALRQGECDLAMAGGVTIMSTPGAFTEFSRQGALSPDGRSKAFAASADGTGFSEGAGLLLLERLSDARRNGREVLAVIRGSAVNQDGASNGLTAPNGPSQERVIRAALANAGLGAAEVDAVEAHGTGTRLGDPIEAGALHATYGRERDDDHPLWLGSVKSNIGHPQGAAGVAGVIKMVMALRRELLPATLYVDEPTPHVDWSSGTVRLLTEPVEWKRGERPRRAGVSAFGMSGTNAHVILEEAPEVPEGSDEQDPRQAPEAEAQEPSTTAAVVVPWVVSGRGEDALRAQAALLAEHVRDNGGSSSPTDVGWSLATTRSVFENRAVVIGTDQAALLDGLRSLADGEASPDVVSGAAGATGPGPVMVFPGQGGQWVGMGARLLEESPVFAARIAECEQALSAYVDWSLTDVLRGDGSELSRIDVVQPVLWAVMVALAAVWADQGIEPAAVVGHSQGEIAAACVVGAISLDEAARIVSVRSVLLRTLSGRGGMASLGMGQEQAAELIDGHPGVVVAAVNGPTSTVISGPPEGIEAVVADAQERGLRARAVASDVAGHGPQLDAILDELTERLAGIRPAATDVAFYSTVTAEHLTDTTALDTGYWVRNVRRTVRFADTIDALLADGYRLFIEASPHPVLNLALESIVERADVSASVVPTLRRDHGDTAQLARAAARAFTAGADVDWRRWFPADPAPRTVDLPTYAFQRQDFWLAPAAGRSGDPAGLGLAASGHPLLGASVGLASGDVHLLSGRVSRQSAAWLDDHVVAGHALVPGAAQVEWVLRAADEAGCPALEELTLQTPLVLPDTGGLQIQVVVDAADAHGRRDVRLFSRPDDTDADDAFASERPWTCHATGVLGSEEVPEQAHGARGSEPLDGAWPPPGADPVDPADLYAQADRTGYGYGPAFRGVRALWRHGRDVLAEVTLPEEAGDPDGFGIHPALLDAVLQPAALLLPPTDTAQVWLPFAWNDVALHAVRATTVRVRLTLLGERVDQGLRIDVADAVGAPVLTVRDLRSRPTDIGRLAAAGARERHGLFDLKWLAPEDLGGLRAGGSRGGGWVTLGEDVPDLAALLESIESGAPAPQLVAAPVEPDPADDGLALATHVLDLVQTWLAAPPHDSRLVLVTRGAVAFDGEGDVGVAAAAVWGLVRSAQSENPDRFTLIDLGPEDTLADAVEAAQLDEPQLALRDGEIRVPRLTRATQERAGGRAIEHADGDAQVDPGGTVLITGGSGVLGRLVAEHLVREWGVRHLLLASRRGDRTPGSRELRTRLTELGAATVDIATADVADAESVAALITSIDPAHPLTGVIHAAGVLDDAVVTAQTPESLAWVWAAKATAARLLHEATREIPLDLFVVFSSAAASLGSPGQANYAAANAYCDALVQHRRAQGLAGLSIAWGLWQATSGMTGQLSDTDLARMKRTGFAALTDEGGLALLDAARAHDHAYVVAADLDPRAVTDGLSPLLRTLTAPTARRRVASEGLADGALAARLAGLDEDGRLELLTDVVREYVAAVLGHGSASRVSIDVAFKDLGFDSLTAVELRNRLSAACDVRLPATLIFDHPTPQALAVHLCTRLGGPTAAPAMPAPAARPAATTDDPVAIVAMACRFPGGVNSADDLWDLLDTRTDAMGGFPTDRGWDLGRLFHPDPEHPGTTYADQGGFLPDAGDFDAAFFGINPREALAMDPQQRLLLEASWEVFERAGIDPTALRGSLTGTYVGLMNHDYAKSFPEADAQLEGYAYLASTGSMASGRVAYTFGLEGPAVTVDTACSSSLVSLHLAAQALRQGECDLALAGGVTVMADPDMFAGFARQRGLSPDGRCKPYAAGADGVGFSEGVGVLLLERLSDARRNGHQVLAVVRGSAVNQDGASNGLTAPNGPSQERVIRQALASGGLSAGDVDVVEGHGTGTTLGDPIEAQALLATYGQGRSVGRPVWLGSVKSNIGHTQAAAGVAGVIKMVMAMRRGVVPASLHVDEPSPHVDWDSGAVRLAVEAVPWPEVAGRGVRRAGVSSFGASGTNAHVIVEYVPEPAVEVAVEGVVAGDGDGALVPWVLSARSPQALRDQARRLRAFAEDASRAPLTDVGWSLLGTRALHERRAVVVGADRADIVAGLEALAAGEPHPALIGPSSGQSPTGDDVVWLFSGQGSQVVGMGAGLYERFPVFAQAFDEVCGLLDVQLGGSVREVVFGGARERLDHTMWAQAGLFALQVGLARLWESVGVRPDVVVGHSIGEIAAAHVAGVFGLADACRVVGARARLMGALPEGGAMCAVQATREELTADLAGSGVSIAAANTPDSTVISGPVDEVERVVALWREKGRKTKALSVSHAFHSALMEPMLVEFTEAIRDVKFAAPKIPLMSNVSGTEAGVEITAPEYWAKHVREAVLFQPAIAAVGARARAFVELGPAPVLSTAAQRTLDDVVDPREGEPVVTASLDSGRPDDVAFAQAMARLHTAGVAVDWSGFFPADPAPRTVELPTYAFQRERFWLSGRAGSGDAAGLGLVAAGHPLLGAAVEFADRGGCLLTGRVSRSGVSWLADHVVGGAVLVPGAALVEWVLRAGDEVGCAVVDELMLQVPVVVPEASGLRVQVVVDEAGEDGRRGVHVYSRPDTDTADAAVGGDDTWVCHATGVLTPESPLAVDETMSGAWPPVGAEPLTVEGFYATAAEDGYGYGPAFRGLRAAWRHGGDLLAEVALPEAAGPHDGYGIHPALLDATLHPLLVSRLQAGSGDEQLYVPFAWTGVSLRAVGATTVRVRLRPAGESAEHGVGVTVTDATGGLVLSADALRTRPVQRGQLVAAQQRDVHGLFALEWTPLPVPSSSTDMGDGRGWVVLPGDGRDGGGGLADVVSAVGDEVPWAVLAPVDVSVGDGLRVTEGVLSLVQAFLAAPELVESRLVVVTRSAVATDDRDDDGDVDASAVAVWGLVRSAQSENPGRFVLLDVDADLRIDGVGVGVGVGYGDGEGALPQARLRQAVEDLDEPQLALRDGKLHIPRLAQARRSTDVVAPTGETAWRLRMADDGSLDDLAAVACPEVLEPLAPGQVRLSVHAAGVNFRDVLVALGMVPAYGAMGGEGAGVVTEVGPGVTHLSVGDRVMGVFEGAYGPVVIADARMVAPVPRGWDMREAAGVPAAFLTAWYGLVELAGLKAGERVLIHAATGGVGMAAVQIARHIGAEVFATASPAKHGVLEEMGIDAAHRASSRDLAFEDGFRRATDGRGVDVVLNSLTGEFIDASLRLLGEGGGGRFLEMGKTDVRAPEEVGAEYPGVTYTVYDLVDDAGPERIRRMLDQLGELFASDRLKALPVRSWPLGKAREAFRFMSQAKHTGKLVLEVPPTLDPEGTVLITGGTGALGRVVAEHLVREWGVRHLLLASRRGPDAAGSGELVAELAELGATVDVVAADVSDPEAVAELVGKADPPHPLTGVVHAAGVLEDAVVTAQTRDGLAKVWAAKAAAAANLDEATREMRLGLFVVFSSAAATLGSPGQANYAAANAYCDALMQHRRARGRAGLSIGWGLWDASDDRQGNGTTGMTGGLTGTDIARMSRIGVKGMTNTHGLALLDAAHRNGRPHLVGFNLDLRTLATHPVHTRPALLRGLAAPSTGGGANRRTATAGGQPADLAGRLAALSPTDRHHTLVRLIREQAATVLGHHPDSLTPRSTFKELGFDSLTAVELRNRLSAATGLRLPSGLVFDHPDADNLAEHLGAQLAPDGDTPAVGQEATEPLLRDLAKLEHALSSAHVEHLDADAVTSRLETLLSKWKSASAAPGSAPGSGSTKEQLKVATTDQVLDFIDKELGV